A region from the Xenopus laevis strain J_2021 chromosome 4S, Xenopus_laevis_v10.1, whole genome shotgun sequence genome encodes:
- the lurap1.S gene encoding uncharacterized protein lurap1.S, which translates to MDQSAAAAKLQGTCMEIAPDLKDLENKVGRKTPESLLRWMREDPVLHLEESGQGDSGGDSGEHGLAHKIKTLKLELACLRAIDVKILQQLLVVNEGIEAVKWILDEKGNLTSRCSSLTSSQYSLAESQGTSRRGSWNSLQDPIDKLDSISIGSYLDTLADDMDEYSLSTSEPVVSSTPYRQAFAYGVIEQDGGKLDYERDAFSPSITVHSKGEREKTKVEKDCCRGDNMSVSTTGQNTLEKNRVSRPTGQFASHVGQTQNGSLVRHVPVAENCTKVKSSTAEKTSKSSPKIQSSQNGKVDIEKCKINNKIHLEYDAHWRWVQSQDDVTFL; encoded by the exons ATGGATCAGTCTGCAGCGGCGGCCAAGCTCCAGGGCACATGTATGGAAATCGCTCCTGATCTGAAGGACCTGGAGAACAAGGTTGGCAGGAAGACCCCTGAGAGTCTGCTCAGGTGGATGCGAGAGGATCCCGTGCTGCACCTGGAAGAGAGCGGGCAAGGGGACAGTGGAGGGGACAGTGGAGAGCACGGGCTTGCACACAAGATCAAAACGCTGAAACTGGAGCTG GCCTGCTTGAGGGCAATTGATGTTAAGATACTTCAGCAGCTACTGGTTGTAAATGAAGGGATTGAAGCTGTAAAATGGATCCTTGATGAGAAAGGAAACTTAACCAGCCGTTGCAGCAGTCTCACCAGCAGCCAGTACAGCCTGGCAGAAAGTCAAGGAACATCTCGTAGAGGAAGCTGGAACAGTCTTCAGGATCCTATAGATAAACTTGACAGCATCTCCATTGGCAGTTACCTAGACACCCTTGCTGATGACATGGATGAGTACAGTCTGAGTACCAGTGAACCAGTTGTATCCTCCACTCCATATCGCCAAGCTTTTGCATATGGTGTCATTGAACAAGATGGAGGCAAACTGGACTATGAAAGGGATGCCTTTTCTCCATCAATCACAGTACACTCGAAAGGGGAACGGGAGaaaacaaaagtagaaaaagatTGTTGTAGAGGAGATAACATGTCTGTATCTACCACTGGTCAAAATACTCTGGAAAAAAACAGGGTGTCTAGACCGACGGGACAGTTTGCATCTCATGTTGGTCAGACACAAAATGGATCTTTGGTTAGACATGTGCCAGTTGCTGAGAACTGTACAAAAGTGAAGTCCTCAACAGCAGAGAAGACAAGTAAAAGTAGTCCAAAAATACAATCTAGTCAAAATGGGAAAGTGGATATagaaaagtgtaaaataaataacaaaattcaCCTAGAATATGATGCCCATTGGCGCTGGGTACAATCTCAGGATGATGTGACATTTTTGTAA